A region from the Tsuneonella mangrovi genome encodes:
- a CDS encoding exo-beta-N-acetylmuramidase NamZ domain-containing protein — translation MKFGIDRLIADPDLRKPLEGRRVGLVAHPASVTADLTHSLDALIAAGINVTSAFGPQHGLKGDKQDNMVETGDETDPVFGIPVFSLYGEVRRPTGQMMSTADVFLFDLQDLGCRIYTFVTTLLYLLQAAAEHGKEVWVLDRPNPAGRPVEGTLLLPGEESFVGAGPMPMRHGLTMGEMGEWFIREFDLDVEYRVVEMHHWLPEAGPGFGWPATRVWINPSPNAANLNMARCYAGTVMLEGTTLSEGRGTTRPLEVLFGAPDIDAVAVLAEMRRLSTDWLEGCAIRPCWFEPTFHKHEKQLCSALMVHAELEFYNHTAFRPWRLQALAFKAIRRLYPDYPLWRDFPYEYEFDRLAIDVINGGPSLREWVDDDGAEPFDLETTAAADEARWQESIAPLLIY, via the coding sequence ATGAAATTCGGTATCGACCGGCTGATCGCCGACCCCGACTTGCGCAAACCACTCGAAGGACGGCGGGTCGGCCTGGTTGCGCATCCCGCTTCGGTCACTGCGGACCTGACGCATAGCCTCGATGCCTTGATCGCCGCCGGGATAAACGTAACCAGTGCGTTCGGCCCGCAGCACGGCCTCAAGGGCGACAAGCAGGACAATATGGTCGAAACCGGGGACGAGACCGATCCGGTTTTCGGCATACCGGTTTTCAGCCTTTACGGAGAAGTCCGGCGCCCCACCGGGCAGATGATGAGCACCGCCGACGTGTTCCTGTTCGACCTGCAAGACCTCGGTTGCCGGATCTACACATTCGTCACGACATTGCTCTACCTGCTCCAGGCCGCGGCCGAGCACGGCAAGGAAGTCTGGGTCCTCGATCGTCCCAATCCGGCGGGCAGGCCGGTCGAAGGCACATTGCTCCTCCCCGGTGAGGAGAGCTTCGTAGGCGCAGGGCCGATGCCGATGCGCCACGGGCTGACGATGGGCGAAATGGGCGAATGGTTCATCCGCGAATTCGATCTCGATGTCGAATATCGCGTGGTCGAGATGCACCACTGGTTACCGGAGGCTGGTCCGGGCTTTGGCTGGCCGGCGACCCGGGTGTGGATCAACCCGAGCCCCAACGCCGCCAACCTCAACATGGCGCGATGCTATGCCGGGACCGTGATGCTCGAAGGCACTACGCTGAGCGAAGGAAGGGGTACGACGCGCCCGCTCGAAGTGCTGTTTGGCGCTCCGGATATCGATGCGGTCGCGGTGCTGGCCGAAATGCGGCGCCTGTCCACCGATTGGCTGGAAGGTTGCGCGATCAGGCCCTGTTGGTTCGAACCGACGTTCCACAAGCACGAGAAGCAGCTGTGCAGCGCGCTGATGGTTCATGCCGAGCTCGAATTCTACAACCACACCGCTTTCCGCCCGTGGCGCCTGCAGGCGCTCGCGTTCAAGGCAATCCGGCGGCTCTATCCCGATTACCCGCTGTGGCGCGACTTCCCCTACGAGTACGAGTTCGACCGGCTCGCGATCGACGTCATCAATGGCGGGCCAAGCCTGCGCGAATGGGTCGATGACGACGGAGCCGAACCGTTCGACCTCGAAACAACGGCAGCCGCCGACGAGGCGCGCTGGCAGGAAAGCATCGCTCCGCTACTGATCTACTGA